Part of the Puniceicoccaceae bacterium genome is shown below.
CCATGCGGTTGACGATCGCATGAGTTGCGGGGTAGCGAAAAAGGCGGGGTTTCTCATTTCCGGGCTGGGGATTGGGAGTCACGGTACCCACTTCGACAAAACCGAAGCCGAGTCCAAGCATAGCCGCGATCACTTCGGCATCCTTGTCCATCCCTGCAGCTAAGCCGATTGCATTCGGGAACTCCAGGTCCCACAGCTTGACGGAACGCGCTCCTTCGGGCTGTGCCATGCGCTTCAGCAGGTACAATGGCAATCGCAGCGCAGTGGCGACCTTGAGGGATTGAATGCTGAGATTGTGTGCGTTCTCCGGTGAGAGTTTGAAGAGACAGGGACGTAGGATTTGCTCGTACATGGGCCGACAATGTTTGTGTAATAAAACCCTCAATGTCAGGGTGTTGGCAACGGATTTCTGCATGAACAACTTGCATGCCATATTTTCGTTGCGTTTAGAGTTGAAAAATCAAAACCACTTCTCTGGATAGTAACCCCATAACTTTCCAATCATTCCAAACCAAGAGGATCTATGAGCAAATCATCTCCAAAATTACAATGGGTCAAGGTGCGCCTGGGCGAAGACCTCAACTGGTGGGTAGCCGAGACAAGCGATCCGATTCATTGGGATGTGGACGGCCTGGGAATCATTGATCCCCGCCAGGCATCTGCGCTTACAGACTCACTCGATTCGCTCCGGGAATACGGATTCGATCCCGAGGTATTTGAATCTGCGTTTTTTGCATTCCGCATCCATGCCAAGGCAGACAAGAACCTGATCGAGCTGCGCAGGGTTCAGGAATCCTTTCTCGAACTCGATGAAGACCTGTTCCTGTTGCCGGACATGCTCGACGAGGAGAAGAGTCCCTACGCCGACTTTCTCGACCGCATCACACGTTGTCGTGTCAAGCTGCTCAACGACCTGATTGATCTCGCGGAAAAGCTTGAGATCGATGAGATCGAGGAGACCATTCGCGAGGAGCAAAACAAGGATTACATGGAGGGTAAGGCCATCCATTTTTACAACGAAGTTTCGGCAATTCTTGATTTTGTTCCTGCGGGATATGAACTCGAACTCGACGATGACGACGGCGACGACGAGGATGATGACGACGATATCGACATCGATATCCCCGATTTCGAAGACGACGAAACCCTCGAAGAGGATGAAACCATGAAGTGGGACGAGGATGACGACGACGACTTCGACGAGGATGACGACGACGAAGACGAGGAGTCGGATGACGAGGGTGACGATGAGGAAGAAGAGGAGGCACCTCCCCGCCGCGGCCGTCCCCGCAAGAATGACTGACCGCTTGCTGCAGGTTCAAGGTTCCATGACAAATCCATCCTGCGGATGGTAGGTCAGTACCTGAATATGCCGCTCACGCGCTTCGTAACTGCCAGTCCATTCCACCGTTTGCTCACCGAGGTCTAGGACGACCTTCACCTTCGTGTTGCCCGGTACGATGCGGTGCCGCAGTGTGGCCAGGGCTGGCCCGTCTCGCGAAATCCCTCGTGCGGCTATGCTGTGTTCGTAGGATTGCCCGTTCAACGTCAGTCGAATGGTAATGGGCGAGCGGTGGGGCTTTTGTGTTGAGTGTCCCCGCATGTGAATGGGTTTTGTTGCTTCGTCCTCCGGGTTCGTCATTTCCTCCTCCTGCATGCTGCCGTAGGCTTTGATGGACAGTGCAAACTCAGGCGAAGGGTCTGCAGGATTTTGGACCTGGAGGTGGCTTAGCGCGATCACCAGTGAGGTAACGACCCCAACCACTGCTGCAGCTGCAACCCATTGGAATTGCTGACGATGGGATGCTGAATGGTGCCTTTCCACCTGCAGAGCGTTTACGAATTGAGCCAGTTTGCGTTCGCGTCCGGGTGTAAAATCGAAAAGGTGAATGGCTGGGCGGGCCGATTCGCGCAATGGAGGGTTACGCTTGCCAGCACTGCGTTCGGCGATCCAGCGGTTGCCAGCTCGCGCTGCGCTTTCAGAACTCCCATCCCGCACAATCAAGACATGCCGCATGCCTCGCTTGATCAAGCGTTCCAGAACGTTGGAGCGGATCCAGCTGGCGGTTGGCACGGCAAATACGGTAAATCCTTTCAATGCGCTTTGACGGAGCTGGTCCAGTTTCCGGTCATCTGAACGCAGGGCATCCGAGGCTACCAGCGCGAGTTGTTCGCTGGAATCATTGCGAAGTTGCTCAAAGAGCAGTTTTTCATGTGTCAACGTATCGAGATGTTCCAGATTGAGGGCAGCCGAATGGCACGAACCCACGCAGACGGCACATCCGACGCAGCGCTCAGGGTCCACCCACGCCACAGTGGGAAATGAAAGCCGGGATGGACCCCGCTCCACCATGCGAATGGCGTCAAACGGACAATCACGCACACATTGTTCACAGGCATCACAGCGACGTTCACTCACCACGGTCTGTCCCGCCTTCGTGAAGGTTGCACCCTTTTGTGGGCAGCCAAAGATCCAGGGTACTGCAAATGCGAGGGCGAGCACCATGAGCAACACGGCCCAGAGTCCAAGATCCTGGAATCGAAGTCCCAGTGCCAGAGGTGTGAGATACCACGCATCCACCGTCATCTGGTCTGGCACGATGGCCATCTTTGCGGGCGGGTCGAGTGGCGCAGGAAGCAACCATGAGACCACAGCCAGGCTGATGCCGGTGAGCAGCATCAGGCCGCCCCTGGGAAACAGTCGCACATGGCTGAGTTTGATGACATGAATGACCAGACCCACAACGAGCAACAGCGGCAGCAGCATGTGCCCAAAAAAAACCACAAAAAACAGCAGACTCGGAACCAGTCGATCAGCCAGGTGCAGGCTCGACAGGGGTTCCGGAAAAATCGGAAGCAGATCGAGAAACCGCATGGATAGCGTCGCCACTTGTTGGGCGGGTTGATCCCAGACCAACCAGAATCCGGTCCAGCCGATCAGCCAGAGAAATGCGAGCATGAAGACGCCGGAAACCCAGGCGAGCGTCCTCGACCCCGAAAATTTGCTCGCTGCAAAACTGCGGAACGCATGCAGCAGCACCAGCAGCATGGTCAGGTCGGAACTGTAGCGGTGCAGTGCGCGAACCCATCCGCCCAGGGTTCGCCCTTGAACTGACTCCAGCGATGCATGCGCGAGCTGCACACTGGGTGCATACCAGAAGAGCAGCAACACTCCCGAAAAAAATGCGACGAGCAGACAGAAGTTTGCGGCAGCTCCCGAATGGGACAGCAGGTTGAGTTCGTGCGGGATCCAGCGCATTAAGGCTGAATCGAGGCGGGAACCGCATTGATCCAGATATCGGAACAGTGACGGCAGGCGCAGGGTTCGCACGCGTGGACGTTTGGGATTCATCGGGAACTGAGTTGCATGCGGTTCTGTCGCACAGGTGCTTCGCTGACGGATACAATGGCATCTCCCAGCCATGAACGGTGTTCGGGGTTGAGACTGAAGCGGTAGGCGATCAGCCCTTCAGGATCGATCAGGATGAAAAGATTGTTGTGATCGATGAACCCGGTTTCGGGATTGAGATAAGTGGAAAACTGCAGTTTGGACAGGATGCTGCGCACCTGGTCCGGTTCTCCATTCAGGTATCGAAAGTCGGGATAGTTGAAATTATAGGCACTCGCGATGGAGTCCATCAGTTGCGGGGTATCGTATTCGGGATTGAGGGAAATGGCGAGGATCTGAAGTTCATCAGCGATGGCTTCGGGCAGCGCATCCAAGGTGGAACGGATCTGCAGCAGGATCTCTGGACAGGACTGGGAGCACAGCGCATAGATGCCAGTGATCAGAACCGGCTTTCCCCTGAGATCGTCCAGCGAACAGGGATTTCCGCGTTGATCATTGAGCGTAAACGACGGTGGATCGAGACGGGTGCGAATGCGTTCTCCCGGGAAGGGTTGCGGTGCTTTCGGGTCGGCATCCATCTGCGCGTATAACATCATGCCACCAAGAATGAGCAGCAGCGTGACCAGGGCACCCCCGACTGGACCCGCTTGGGTGCGCCACCCGTTCAGCGTGGTGAGCTGGCGCAGGGAGCTGTTCCAGATCAACAGGATCAGTCCGGTGATGAAGAGCGGTTCGGCAAACATGATCCAGACACTGATCCATTCCAGGTGACCGGTTTTGGGATCGTAGCTGAAACACCAGACCTTGAAGTCGGTGGAAAAATCGCTCCAGAATCCAAAGCCCTCGGGTGCGATCCATATCAGCAGCAAAAAAACTTCGTAGATGACGGCGAGAGTGATCACATAGGCTGGGAACGCACTACTGCAGAAAAAGCGGCGTGCAAATGAAAGCAGTTTCTGAATCATGGCAGCGTTTGAAAAATATGCATTTTACCGGGGAGACGAAGCTCCCCGGACTGGTGTCAAGGAATGAGAACGCATTCGATCAGCGCACATGCCACACGTCTGCAAGCGCCTTCCAGTTGGCGAAATAATAGACGGCAAATGAGAGCAGAAAGATGCCGGTGAGCACAAATGTACCCTTCATCGCCCAGTGCAGGTTCGGGAGCTTTTCTCCCGGGGCGTTGGGTAGGGTTTTGGCCGTTCCCCAGTCCGCCATGGGGCGACCGGCGTTCGACTTGCCAAACAGGAGTGTTCCGACACAGAGTAAGGCAAACAGCAGAAGGCCGGTAAAGGCGATGATGCCGCCGATGCCCAGCATCGCGAGGAAGAGGTGGGCGGCTGGACCATAGATGCCCGCATGATCGATGTCATAGACCCGGCGTGATACCCCCAGTGATCCGGCGAAGGACATGCCGAAGGAGAGCAGCAGGATGCCACTTCCAAACAGCCAGGGTTGGATGCGGGCGAGTTTCGGCAGGATGAAATCCTTGCGGAAGATCAGGGGAATGACGTAGTAGGCCAGCCCCATGAATGCCAGGCTGGTGCCACCAACAACCGTCGCGTGGAAGTGACCCGGAATGCGCAGGGTGTTGTGCGCGATGATGTTGATTTGCTGGGTGCCAAGCGTGACACCTGTGATGCCTCCCACAAATCCGAAAATCAGTAGGGAATAGGCGGCTGCCGAGAAGGCGGGATTGCGCCAGGGCAGTGCGGGAATCCAGCCAAAAATGCCCTTGGTGTGTCCTTTCTGGCGCATCGCGATTTCAATGGAAGCGGGAACAGTGAAGGCGTGGATCATCGATGCAAGCACAGCCAGGTACATGGCGTAGGAAGTGTTCCAGATCTTCCAGGCGGCACTCACTCCCGGATCGACCAGAAGGTGGTGGGCTGAGGCCAGATTGATGAACAGGATGTAAAGTACAAACGCTCCGCGACAGACCGTTTCGTTCACGGGTTTGGCTCCGGTGGCGAGGTTCCCGATCAAATACCATACCGCGACCATGGCGCAGACATTGACTTGCTGGGACTGGTGCCCCAGGCCCCACCAGATCAGCCGATACCACATCGGGTCCGGCTCTGCGGTCCATCCCATGGAGAACGTGAACGTCGGGATCATCACGATGGCACCGTGCAGCAGCGTGACGACGGCGATGATCGCTGCGGCAAGCGCACCAAAGGTTACCAGGGGAATGGAGCCTTCGTAGGTGCGGTGTTTTTTGGCAATGAAGAGGGTGGCGAAAAAATTGAAGACCGCAATCAGGGTTCCGACGGCCACCAGAATGATGCCAAGGTAGAAGAGCGGATGGGCGAGCAGTGGCAGGTAGCTCGTCATCATGACATCGGCTTTGCCCTGCAGGATGACAACGTTGGTCATGACGGCGCCGACCAGCATCATCGCAAACGACACCCAGGCGATTTTCCGGGAGAACAATCTGGAGTTGAGCGGAATCGTGCAGGCAAAATACAGGATCGCGACTTCAAAGAAGAGGATCCAGAAAATCAGCATGTTCAGACCATGGAAGGTCAGGATGCGATAGAACCAATCGATGGGAAGCAGGTGCACCGTCTGCCAGCGCGTGAGCGCGAGCAGCAGGGCGGCAATGCCACCCAGCAACAGGAAAACAACGGCGCTGACCGCGTTGAGTTTGATGAAGCGCTGGGCGGTCAGGCAGACCTTCAGCCCAGTTGTGTCGCAGCTGCGGCTTTCGGCCTGGGCATCGTCCAGCGCTGCAGGATGGGAAAGTGTGGTATTCATGGGAAGATTCGTGGGTTTTTTGGAAGTGGACTTATTCAACGAGGATCTTTCCGATCATGCGGTCGTGTCCGATTCCGCAGAATTCGTTGCAGACGATGGTGAATTCACCGCTGGTGGTTGGCGTGAGGGTGATCACGTGATCGTAGCCGGGCAGTGCCTGAAAGTTGATGTTCAGGGGTTGCAGCGACAAACCGTGCTGAAGGTCCATCGAGGATAAGTGCAGGCGGTAGGTCTCACCCTGCTGCAACTTGAGCACGGGATACCACGACCACATGCGTGCGACGAGGTAGATATCCGTTCCCGGAGCGGGTTGAGCGATGGGAACGCCATTCAGTTCACCGACCTGATTTTCCTCCGTGAAGCGGGTAGCGCGTTCCAGAAATGCGGCAGGTTCGACCGAGTAGGTCTCGCCCGTGCTGTTCTGTTTTCCGCGAAAGTGCCAGAACGGCATCATCAGGGACATGATGAAACACCAGACCAGCGCCATACCGATCCATACTTTTTCGCCGCCTTCCGGGGCCTTGTACCAGTCTTTGGCAGGGATTGAGAGACTCATGGCAATGCCTTGGGTTCAGGGAAGGGTTGCGGGTGAGATGAACAGGAGTTCGACCCATCCCCAGACCGTGTAGGAGAGAATGGGAATCAGAACGCCCAGGATCAGCAGAAGCCATGGATTGTCCATGAGCCGTTTCAGCCAAGGTTCTTTCGATGATGATGTCATGTGTGTAGTTGGGTTATGGGAAGCTCAGGTTCGCTGGTGGACCAGCGCACGCTCCCGATGATGGATTTGACGATGAGAATGAGAAAGAGCATGCCCGCGATGATTGCGATGAGTCCGCCAATCCCCATCACGATCAGGCCGATGGTTTCTCCCGTGTGATGCACGACTTGTTCGTTGGCATAGGATTTTCGCCCGAGACCGAAGCATCCCCCGATGGCAAAACCTGCGACAAAAACACTTTGTCCAATGCCAAAGAGAGCCAGTTGCAGGTTGCCCAACGTCCAGTAGCGCGCCAAGCTGGTGCGGGGTGCGTGGCGGCTCGCGAGCAGGTAGGCCACGGTCATAAAGGCGGCCGTGATGGCCCCGAGTGAGGCGTGATAGTGGGCCGGGATCAGTGTGTTCGATCCGCGGATCAGGAAGCCGATACCGAAGCCCAGTGCGAGCAGCGACATGCTTGCCAGCAGACCCGTGCGAATCAGTCCTGAGCGGGGGCATGCCTGGCGAACCGGAAAGCGTCTCAGGTGGTGGATCACCCGCACTGCCATCAGCGTGGCGACGGGAAACAGGGTCCAACGCATCAAAAAGGTAAATCCCTCGATATAGGTTGAGTTGAGCGTACCGTTCACCGTGAGCAGTGGGCCAGCTGCATGAGGAACAATGAGCAGCGAGAACAGCAGGATGGCGGCCTTTCGGGAGAGCAGCGACGTTGCGGTCAGTTCATGGACAAGCCAGCACCAGACGGCGAGCGCGGCGCAGAGGTTGACGCACTGCAGCACATGTCCAAATCCCCACATCAGCGTTTCGTAGCGGATGTAGGGGTCATGCACTTCGGGCATACCCGCCCAGGCGGCGAGCAGGGTGACCAGTGCAAACAGAAAGGCAAGGCACGCTGCACGAATGCCGATGGATGCATCGACAGGAAGGGAACCCGTTGAGGGGCGCAGCAGGTTTGGCAACAGGTGCATCGCCAGGCCGCTGAAGACCAGCGCCAGTCCGAGAAAGAACACAGGATGATCAATCACAGGAACATAGTTCGCCAGAATGGGTACGGCATCGGGAAGCAGTGCGGTCACCAGCATCAACCCAACACCAGCGCAGGTGATCCATACCGGCAGATACCGGGCAGTTGCAGTTGGTGTTGCCGTACGGATCGCGTCGATGGAGGCGAGGCAGGCGTAGAACCAAAGGATCAGGGCAAGATCCACATGCACAACAAGGCAGCGTTTGAAAAAATGGGCATCGTTGATCCAGTGAGCGAAAAGAGGGAGGCGGCCCACGACCACCGTGATCGAGAGCAGGCCAGCCACAATCAGGCTGGTAATGGCGAGTTGCAGCCATGCGCGGCTTGTGGCGGGAAGCGGTGGACTCACTGTAGCACGATCTTCCGTGCCTTCCGGGGCGGAGCACAGGGATGGGGCGGGATGAGTTGCGCGAGTGGGCATTTGGACAGCATATCCGCCAGAGTTTTCGTTTGTTTTGATGCAGATCAAAAAGTGTTGGGAATTCATGAGCTACCGTAGATGCATGCCGTCGAATCCACCTTACCCCAGTTCCCTGAACAGCTCGGTCGATGCCCTGGAGCAATCCTGTGCCAGCCCGGCCCTGCAGCGGCTTCGCTGCCTCATCATCCTGACCAAGCCGCGACTGGCATTTTTTTCGCTGCTCTCGGCTGCCTGTGGGTATGCCGCAAGTGTGGATCGATTTGAGTGGATCCTGTTTGGAAGCGCGATGGTGGGCACGGCTGCCGCAGCTGGGGGAGCGTTGTCGCTGAATCACTGGTGGGAACGCCGGAGTGATGCCTGGATGCGGCGAACGCGCGCGCGACCCCTGCCGAGTGGACAACTTGCGGCTCCGGTGGCGCTTGCGTGGAGCCTGGTGCTTTCCATGGTTGGTGTTGTACTGTTGGGGGTGGTGTTTGGGGCGATGAGTGCCGGATTGGCAGCTAGCACGATTCTGCTGTATGGGTGTGTGTACACTCCACTCAAACGACGTACCCGCTGGGCGACAGAAGTGGGTTCCCTCTCAGGCGCGCTGCCCCCGCTCATTGG
Proteins encoded:
- a CDS encoding cytochrome b N-terminal domain-containing protein, whose amino-acid sequence is MNPKRPRVRTLRLPSLFRYLDQCGSRLDSALMRWIPHELNLLSHSGAAANFCLLVAFFSGVLLLFWYAPSVQLAHASLESVQGRTLGGWVRALHRYSSDLTMLLVLLHAFRSFAASKFSGSRTLAWVSGVFMLAFLWLIGWTGFWLVWDQPAQQVATLSMRFLDLLPIFPEPLSSLHLADRLVPSLLFFVVFFGHMLLPLLLVVGLVIHVIKLSHVRLFPRGGLMLLTGISLAVVSWLLPAPLDPPAKMAIVPDQMTVDAWYLTPLALGLRFQDLGLWAVLLMVLALAFAVPWIFGCPQKGATFTKAGQTVVSERRCDACEQCVRDCPFDAIRMVERGPSRLSFPTVAWVDPERCVGCAVCVGSCHSAALNLEHLDTLTHEKLLFEQLRNDSSEQLALVASDALRSDDRKLDQLRQSALKGFTVFAVPTASWIRSNVLERLIKRGMRHVLIVRDGSSESAARAGNRWIAERSAGKRNPPLRESARPAIHLFDFTPGRERKLAQFVNALQVERHHSASHRQQFQWVAAAAVVGVVTSLVIALSHLQVQNPADPSPEFALSIKAYGSMQEEEMTNPEDEATKPIHMRGHSTQKPHRSPITIRLTLNGQSYEHSIAARGISRDGPALATLRHRIVPGNTKVKVVLDLGEQTVEWTGSYEARERHIQVLTYHPQDGFVMEP
- a CDS encoding SCO family protein, with protein sequence MIQKLLSFARRFFCSSAFPAYVITLAVIYEVFLLLIWIAPEGFGFWSDFSTDFKVWCFSYDPKTGHLEWISVWIMFAEPLFITGLILLIWNSSLRQLTTLNGWRTQAGPVGGALVTLLLILGGMMLYAQMDADPKAPQPFPGERIRTRLDPPSFTLNDQRGNPCSLDDLRGKPVLITGIYALCSQSCPEILLQIRSTLDALPEAIADELQILAISLNPEYDTPQLMDSIASAYNFNYPDFRYLNGEPDQVRSILSKLQFSTYLNPETGFIDHNNLFILIDPEGLIAYRFSLNPEHRSWLGDAIVSVSEAPVRQNRMQLSSR
- a CDS encoding dihydroorotate dehydrogenase (quinone); translation: MYEQILRPCLFKLSPENAHNLSIQSLKVATALRLPLYLLKRMAQPEGARSVKLWDLEFPNAIGLAAGMDKDAEVIAAMLGLGFGFVEVGTVTPNPQPGNEKPRLFRYPATHAIVNRM
- a CDS encoding cbb3-type cytochrome c oxidase subunit I, with amino-acid sequence MNTTLSHPAALDDAQAESRSCDTTGLKVCLTAQRFIKLNAVSAVVFLLLGGIAALLLALTRWQTVHLLPIDWFYRILTFHGLNMLIFWILFFEVAILYFACTIPLNSRLFSRKIAWVSFAMMLVGAVMTNVVILQGKADVMMTSYLPLLAHPLFYLGIILVAVGTLIAVFNFFATLFIAKKHRTYEGSIPLVTFGALAAAIIAVVTLLHGAIVMIPTFTFSMGWTAEPDPMWYRLIWWGLGHQSQQVNVCAMVAVWYLIGNLATGAKPVNETVCRGAFVLYILFINLASAHHLLVDPGVSAAWKIWNTSYAMYLAVLASMIHAFTVPASIEIAMRQKGHTKGIFGWIPALPWRNPAFSAAAYSLLIFGFVGGITGVTLGTQQINIIAHNTLRIPGHFHATVVGGTSLAFMGLAYYVIPLIFRKDFILPKLARIQPWLFGSGILLLSFGMSFAGSLGVSRRVYDIDHAGIYGPAAHLFLAMLGIGGIIAFTGLLLFALLCVGTLLFGKSNAGRPMADWGTAKTLPNAPGEKLPNLHWAMKGTFVLTGIFLLSFAVYYFANWKALADVWHVR
- the cyoE gene encoding heme o synthase; protein product: MSYRRCMPSNPPYPSSLNSSVDALEQSCASPALQRLRCLIILTKPRLAFFSLLSAACGYAASVDRFEWILFGSAMVGTAAAAGGALSLNHWWERRSDAWMRRTRARPLPSGQLAAPVALAWSLVLSMVGVVLLGVVFGAMSAGLAASTILLYGCVYTPLKRRTRWATEVGSLSGALPPLIGSAAAGNVFSQPALILFALLIFWQMPHFFAIGWMHREDYRRAGFPLLPAVDVTGKAVALWSLAYSVLLLCTPWVAWLLGACGPVFVIIATFGAVFMVYQSARMGFCENRSKNVARRLFLATLFYLPPVMMALWVENLFRGP
- a CDS encoding cytochrome C oxidase subunit II; translation: MSLSIPAKDWYKAPEGGEKVWIGMALVWCFIMSLMMPFWHFRGKQNSTGETYSVEPAAFLERATRFTEENQVGELNGVPIAQPAPGTDIYLVARMWSWYPVLKLQQGETYRLHLSSMDLQHGLSLQPLNINFQALPGYDHVITLTPTTSGEFTIVCNEFCGIGHDRMIGKILVE